A stretch of DNA from Borrelia parkeri:
GATCTTTTTAACAAATTTTTAAATCATGATGAATCTAAAATAAAGGAAGCCCTTGAACATATAAATACTGAACTTGAAAAATGTAATGGAAATGATGGGGGTAAAAGCACTTTTAAAACCGTTGTACAAGGATATTTTAGTAAAATGGATGAAAGTACGCTCAATGGTTTTAAAGAAGGAGCAACAAGCACTTGTCAAGTAGGAGCAGGTGGTTAAAGAACCTCTCATAATCAAAAAGTTAAGAAATAATATTTAAGAAAGAGAGATTTAAGAGAAAAAGGCAACAAATATCCTAGATAAAAAAGCATGAAAAAGAATAAATTAAACTCGTTATAAAAATGGTAAGAGTAACTATAAAAGTAAACCTTTGGTTAACAGAAAGAGTAAAGTTAAATTTTCAAGAACAATATGTCTCATTGCAAAATGGAAAGCCACTAAATAGACAAATAAAGTCTACGGAGAGTAAAATTTGAAGTATTTGTTAAGGTTAGGTTAAAGTATTCTAGATATATTAACCAAATATGTTAAAAAATACCCTCTCTATTTATATAAATAACCTTAGATGAGATATTTCACTTGCAATGGAGACCTTTCAAAATTGACTCTACCTTTAAGTATTTGCTAATATTTTTATAACTAATTATATCTATTTTTAAACTATTTAGTTAACTTTTAAATTATATGAAAGGGAAACATTTAATTAACTGCAATCTTAACTTAAAAATTAAAGAATTAGAAATGCAAAATGAGCGCTTAAGTGAAGAATTAAATCTACTTAAAAGCTCACTTAAAACTAGAAATACTAAAAAATTAAACACTCCTGTAAGATTTTATCTAAATGACAAGACAACTAGACTAGTAAAACGTTCTATAGAGAGACTTAAAGAACAAGACCCAATCTCAGGATGGTTTGTACACTTACTCTCAATTACTGGTTGTAGGGGTGTTGAGATACAAAATGTAAAACTTACTGATATATATAAAGAGACAAGCAGTAATGGTGAAGTATTTTATTCTATTCGTGTTAATGTAGCTAAAAAACGTAGCAATATCTGTATAAGAGAAGTAGTTATTAGTAAGTTTGAATTTGATTCTATTATGAGAGCACATCAAGAATATTTTAGCTCTAGAGACAAAGACAGTAGGCGTACTTACCTATTTCAAAAAAGTAAATTCAAATTCCGTGACAATAAAGTTAGCATAATCAAGATTTCAAAACAGTTTAAGGAATTACTAATTAAGGGAGGATTTAAACATCGCAAATCTTTGCATATACTCCGTAATATATTTATAGCATCACTTAAAGCTAAAGGATATAATTCATTTGAAATTAAAGAGCTTATGAAATACTCATCTACTTCTGAGATTGATAATGTTTATGGACTCTCAAGTGCAAGTAAAATACAGGCTTACAAAGATATCAAAACTAGCTTGAAATAACCCATATTTTTTGCTAATATTTTTCATACACCTAAGGTACTATTTTCCCACTTCAAAAATTTTACCAACTTCAAAATAAATACCTAAAGATAAAATTAGGTATTTATTTTACATAAAAATTATTTGTTAAGCTTTTGTTTTTGATAATTCTTTGGTTTATAATATATATATTCTTTAAACTAAAATTTCATTATGCAGGGAAAAAAAGACTCTAAACTTTTCTAGGGTCTTTTTTCCATATACAAATTTACGCCTGCATTTTAAACATTTCCTTTTGAATATAACGAGTATCACGGAAGTCCATCCTTGACTTATTAGTTTTGTATGAAGTAGCTAGTATTTCATGTTTAGTTTTCTTAAAAATACTAGCTATACCAGTTGATCGTGCTACATAATTTACAAAAAGATTATGCTTTAAGAAAAGCTCAACTACACTTAAATCATCAAATTCACTTATTGCAAATTGCCAACTATATCTCTTCATCTCTATAATAAGTCTCTCTAGAGAATCTAAATTCCATCCACGATTATCAGCAAGATTGCCACGTGAAATTGAATATGGAGGGTCAAGATATACAAATGTTGAGCTTACCTTATCTCGCCTAGGTAGTGCTGCTAAAAATTTAAAAATATCACGTGACGTAAATATTGCATTATCAAGCATCTCTTTAAATCTAGATTTATAAGTTTGAAGGGTACTTAAAAACAATCTCTTAGCATTACTTCGATTTAACTTCATAGTTACGCCGGATGAAGCATAAAGTGAATACAAACTTCGCAAAACCATGTATTCGATTTTGTCCAGGTTCTCATTAATAATGCTATCATAAATAATTGCATCTCTTACACGCTTGTAGAGCAACTCGGGGTCTTGTCTTAAGATATAAAAAAACTTATATATAAATTTAGAATTATCATTGAGTATATTGTAATGGGCTAATGGCTTTGCAAAAAATACAGCTCCTGTACCAAAAAATCCTTCAATATACTGGGTATGCCTAGGAAAAAGACTTATAATATCAGCACTATAAAGGTATTTACTTCCTTCTCTACTTAGTAGTTTCAATATTTCTTAAATATTCTCCTTGATGTAATTTCATATTCAACACCCCGCTCTTTAAGCATCAGTGAATCATAAAGCACAGATGCCTCATTAGTTGCTATAAAATGATATCCTGGTGTATTTTTAATCTTAACTTCACTTATCTCAAATTCTCCATCTAAACATCTGTAAGCAGGGCCTTCCCACCTCACACTTGTACTAATATCAAACCGTCTAAGCACAGCGCATGGGTTTAGAATATAACAATTACTTCTTATATATCCTAACTTAACAAAGTTATGATAATTCTTATTTATATCAAGAACACTAAACTGCAACTTTTTATACTTTTCTATGTAATAATGAAGAGATAAAAAGTAACATCCCCATTGACGTACTGCTGAAATTAAATTCGGATTATTTTGCGTTATTTTCATCTCTAACCTTCAACCTCCATTAAATCTCTAAGTCTGGCTCCTCAAGAAGACACTCTACACTACTATCATAAAAGTTTAGAATTTGATCTACAAATATAGAAATATTAAAGAACCTAGCTACAAATATACTCCTCTTGTTAATCTTAAGTATCCCATATCTTGAAGCGAAGTCAGGACTCTTTTTGCAAATGCTTAAAAACACATCTAAACATAACTTAGCATTCCCAATAGTAAGCCCTTCTCTGCAAAGTCTCTCAAATAGCATCTCTCCTTGTCTGTCTTTCCTACAAAGTAAAACATCTTCAAAATCATATTTAGATCCCATCATATTTTCTATAAGCTCCCTTTTTGATACTACCACCCCATACCTCCTTAACTTTTAATTTACCTTATATAACTACTAAAAAGGAATATCTTCATAAAACTCATCTTGAGACTGAGAATCATTAGTCTCTTGTGTCTTAATTGACGAATTTAAGATTTGAATATCATTTACCAAAATACTGTATTTACTCTTCCCCTCACCTGTACGCTTATCTCTCCAATTCTCACAGACAAGGGATCCACTAAGTACAACTTGAACCCCTCGTTTAAGCAAAGCAGCAAGACTCTCAGCTTTAGAGCCAAAAATCACACAGTCAAAAAATTGTGCTTGTCTCTCCCATGAACTACGCCTCCTAACACCTCTATTATTAGCAAGAGTAAATTTTAATATAGAAAGACTATTACTAGTATAATTAAGCTCACAGTCTCTTGTTAAACGACCAGACATACTTAAAGAGTTAATATCAAACACCAGAACTCTCCTCATCATAAATCCTACTTAACATCTCCATACGTCTTAAATCACAATCAAGTCTTCTCATATTTTCTAAAAATTCTCGTCTTGAATAATAATCCTGAATGAGTCTCGCTATACTTCGCATGCAAAACTTACATAAAAATCTTAAAGCCTTATAAGTAATTACCAAAAATAAAACCATAAATATAAACCTCATAAAGGTACCCTTAAACAGCATTTAAAATAGGAGTAGACCAATCATTAACTACATTTGAATTACTACTAAAGGTAAAATCCATAACAGAGCTTAAAAACTTAAATCTATCCTTAATAGCTCTCCTACTCATATCTAAATGGAATAGATTCCCATCAAAGTCATAATTTATATGTTCATTTAAAGAAAAATCTTTAACCAGAGCATCTATTTGAAATTTAAGTTTATCTTTAATAGGTTTTGTTAACCTAGACAACTCTAACGCATGATCCTTTTTAGTTGTCTCTTCTACCTTGTCAATTTCAGATTGCAATGCAATAATCTTTTCAAGATGTCTCTTCAAATTCAAATTTTCGTCTTCATCAATCTCAAGATGACTTGCTTTTAAAAATGTTAAAAATTCAAACTTGAAATCCATATCACACAACTCTTGATACACAAAGCTATTCTTTAAAAAATCTTCAATAATAACACTAAGCTCGTCTAAATCAATATTTTTAATATCAATATCACTATTTGATTTTAAAGATTTGGCAATATTATTTACTTCTCTCTCCAATCTTGAAACCTCAGTCATTACAGCACTAATAAAATTATCATCCCTATTAATTACACAGTTGATAGCCTCATTACCTATGATAATAAATAAATTTCCCCTATCTAAACCTGTACATAAGAGTTGCATTTGTACTTGAACATAATATTTGAAGAAATATTTATTTTCTAAAAAATTACCTGTTTTATTGTATTCAAAAGCTGCACTTTTTAAGTAAAGATTATCACTAAATTTGATCTCAAGTAACTCTGCTTCTCCCGAGCTACTTACAAACCATCCATCAATTGTTGACCCAACTAATGTCTCACGGCCCTTAAATTTTTTAAAATAATTATATTTGTCAACACCGTTTGCATATTTGTTTTTATGTAATACTTCAATATTGCCTGCGTGCATACGAACAAATTCATCAAATCCTAAAGACTCTAGTATCTTCCCCTTTATCATGCTTAAATTATCTTCAAATGGAATCTCTCTTCCTATAGCTTTAAGTATCCTATCTCGCATTAATTTTTCTAAAGAATCAGCTCCAATAAACATACTTCCAACTTCACTTGCACCCATATGCTTTAATGCTTCTCTTTGCATACTAAAATCAACCTTACTATTAAACTTAAAACATTCATCTCTTCCAATTTTTGGTAATTTACGTCCTATCTTATTTATTTTACTTAACTGTTTTTGTTTACCTTTAAAATTTTCTTGACTTTGATATGCAAATGATTCAAATCCTTCAAACACCATCTGCCTGTACAAACCAAATTGTTGCATCTCTACCTCTGATCTTTGATTATTTATTTTTGTTATATTT
This window harbors:
- a CDS encoding Mlp family lipoprotein: MNKINFILVLALLISSCEYEHRNATPKSRVKRNLEEQEEVQKTPEEVLREKLNETQKTNLDFLKQALGNDDLFNKFLNHDESKIKEALEHINTELEKCNGNDGGKSTFKTVVQGYFSKMDESTLNGFKEGATSTCQVGAGG
- a CDS encoding tyrosine-type recombinase/integrase, whose product is MKGKHLINCNLNLKIKELEMQNERLSEELNLLKSSLKTRNTKKLNTPVRFYLNDKTTRLVKRSIERLKEQDPISGWFVHLLSITGCRGVEIQNVKLTDIYKETSSNGEVFYSIRVNVAKKRSNICIREVVISKFEFDSIMRAHQEYFSSRDKDSRRTYLFQKSKFKFRDNKVSIIKISKQFKELLIKGGFKHRKSLHILRNIFIASLKAKGYNSFEIKELMKYSSTSEIDNVYGLSSASKIQAYKDIKTSLK
- a CDS encoding DNA adenine methylase; its protein translation is MKLLSREGSKYLYSADIISLFPRHTQYIEGFFGTGAVFFAKPLAHYNILNDNSKFIYKFFYILRQDPELLYKRVRDAIIYDSIINENLDKIEYMVLRSLYSLYASSGVTMKLNRSNAKRLFLSTLQTYKSRFKEMLDNAIFTSRDIFKFLAALPRRDKVSSTFVYLDPPYSISRGNLADNRGWNLDSLERLIIEMKRYSWQFAISEFDDLSVVELFLKHNLFVNYVARSTGIASIFKKTKHEILATSYKTNKSRMDFRDTRYIQKEMFKMQA
- a CDS encoding DUF261 family protein, translated to MKITQNNPNLISAVRQWGCYFLSLHYYIEKYKKLQFSVLDINKNYHNFVKLGYIRSNCYILNPCAVLRRFDISTSVRWEGPAYRCLDGEFEISEVKIKNTPGYHFIATNEASVLYDSLMLKERGVEYEITSRRIFKKY
- a CDS encoding single-stranded DNA-binding protein, which produces MFDINSLSMSGRLTRDCELNYTSNSLSILKFTLANNRGVRRRSSWERQAQFFDCVIFGSKAESLAALLKRGVQVVLSGSLVCENWRDKRTGEGKSKYSILVNDIQILNSSIKTQETNDSQSQDEFYEDIPF
- a CDS encoding DUF244 domain-containing protein, with amino-acid sequence MININTNITKINNQRSEVEMQQFGLYRQMVFEGFESFAYQSQENFKGKQKQLSKINKIGRKLPKIGRDECFKFNSKVDFSMQREALKHMGASEVGSMFIGADSLEKLMRDRILKAIGREIPFEDNLSMIKGKILESLGFDEFVRMHAGNIEVLHKNKYANGVDKYNYFKKFKGRETLVGSTIDGWFVSSSGEAELLEIKFSDNLYLKSAAFEYNKTGNFLENKYFFKYYVQVQMQLLCTGLDRGNLFIIIGNEAINCVINRDDNFISAVMTEVSRLEREVNNIAKSLKSNSDIDIKNIDLDELSVIIEDFLKNSFVYQELCDMDFKFEFLTFLKASHLEIDEDENLNLKRHLEKIIALQSEIDKVEETTKKDHALELSRLTKPIKDKLKFQIDALVKDFSLNEHINYDFDGNLFHLDMSRRAIKDRFKFLSSVMDFTFSSNSNVVNDWSTPILNAV